One stretch of Xanthomonas sp. DAR 35659 DNA includes these proteins:
- the hda gene encoding DnaA regulatory inactivator Hda has translation MSVPQLPLTLRAPPEQRLDRYVGAPAGLLAQLQAVADGRDGDWIYLAGPAGTGKTHLALALRAAAEQAERSAAYLPLQAAAGRLRDALEAMEGRDLVALDGVEAIAGQREDEVALFDFHNRARSAGVTLFYTAQAMPDGLALQLPDLRSRLAQCTRIALAPLDDAGRAAVLRERAQRRGLVLEDAAIDWLLTHAGRDLAGLVALLERLDRESLAAQRRVTVPFLRRLGIGSGESGMGKG, from the coding sequence GTGAGCGTGCCGCAGCTGCCGTTGACGTTGCGCGCGCCGCCGGAGCAGCGCCTGGACCGCTATGTCGGCGCGCCGGCGGGATTGCTGGCGCAACTGCAGGCCGTCGCCGACGGGCGCGACGGCGACTGGATCTACCTGGCCGGTCCCGCCGGCACCGGCAAGACCCATCTGGCGCTGGCGCTGCGCGCGGCCGCCGAGCAGGCCGAGCGCAGCGCCGCCTACCTGCCGCTGCAGGCCGCGGCGGGGCGCTTGCGCGATGCGCTGGAGGCGATGGAAGGACGCGACCTGGTCGCGCTGGATGGCGTGGAGGCGATCGCCGGGCAGCGCGAGGACGAAGTGGCGCTGTTCGATTTCCACAACCGCGCGCGCAGCGCCGGGGTGACCCTGTTCTACACCGCGCAGGCGATGCCTGACGGCCTGGCGCTGCAACTGCCGGACCTGCGCTCGCGGCTGGCGCAGTGCACGCGCATCGCGCTGGCGCCGCTGGACGACGCGGGCCGCGCCGCGGTGCTGCGCGAGCGCGCGCAACGCCGTGGCCTGGTGCTGGAGGACGCGGCGATCGACTGGCTGCTGACTCACGCCGGCCGCGACCTGGCCGGCCTGGTCGCGCTGCTGGAGCGGCTGGACCGCGAATCGCTGGCGGCGCAACGGCGGGTGACGGTGCCGTTTTTGCGCAGGCTGGGAATCGGGAGTGGGGAATCGGGAATGGGGAAAGGCTGA
- the murU gene encoding N-acetylmuramate alpha-1-phosphate uridylyltransferase MurU, producing the protein MKALIFAAGFGERMRPLTERTPKPLLAVGGTPLIVWHLRKLAALGVSEVVINTSWLAAQFPQALGDGSAFGLRIAYSHEGDTPLETGGGMLHALPLLGPAPFLLVNGDIWTDFDFARLAPEPPGLAQLVLVDPPAYAAHGDFALHADASVRGDGAPRLTYAGIGVYRPELLHDWQAAFDPPPAAHSGPPRFALAPILRAYMAAGRIHGLHHRGRWTDVGTPQRLAQLDEELGMGNGESGMGKR; encoded by the coding sequence ATGAAGGCGCTGATCTTCGCCGCCGGCTTCGGCGAGCGCATGCGGCCGCTGACCGAACGCACGCCCAAGCCGCTGCTGGCGGTGGGCGGCACGCCGCTGATCGTCTGGCACCTGCGCAAGCTCGCCGCGCTCGGCGTAAGCGAGGTGGTGATCAACACCTCGTGGCTGGCCGCGCAGTTCCCGCAGGCGCTGGGCGACGGCAGCGCGTTCGGCTTGCGCATCGCCTACTCCCACGAAGGCGACACGCCGCTGGAAACCGGCGGCGGAATGCTGCACGCGCTGCCGCTGCTGGGACCGGCGCCGTTCCTGCTGGTCAACGGCGACATCTGGACCGATTTCGATTTCGCGCGGCTGGCGCCCGAGCCGCCCGGTCTGGCGCAACTGGTGCTGGTCGATCCGCCGGCCTACGCCGCGCACGGCGATTTCGCGCTGCATGCCGACGCCAGCGTACGCGGCGACGGCGCGCCGCGGCTGACCTATGCCGGCATCGGCGTCTATCGCCCGGAACTGCTGCACGACTGGCAGGCCGCGTTCGACCCGCCGCCCGCCGCGCACTCCGGTCCGCCTCGCTTCGCGCTGGCCCCGATCCTGCGCGCGTACATGGCCGCCGGCCGCATCCATGGGCTGCACCACCGCGGCCGCTGGACCGACGTGGGGACGCCGCAGCGATTGGCTCAATTGGATGAGGAGCTGGGAATGGGGAATGGGGAATCGGGAATGGGGAAACGCTGA
- a CDS encoding aminoglycoside phosphotransferase family protein: protein MRSSSDLPETPDPRAAQRLAWARLALDDAQATLQRASVDAGWRSYWRSHGSSPSRVLMDSPPGLEDVRPWLRMHALLRHGGVRVPAILAQDADAGFLLLEDLGSPTLAQTLDEHSADAHFAAALGQLLRLQAIAPPPDLGVFGEALLQRDAGLFEEWFLRRHLGLELDCGESEALELAQRRLMDNALAQPRVLVHRDFMPRNLMPVADGPAVLDFQDCVLGPVAYDPVSLFKDTTVSWPLARVDAWLAGYHARALQAGIAVPPLARFLRDADWMGVQRHLKNLGIFARLNYRDGKAWYLDNVPRFIGYLDEVLPRHPELQPLEQLLQTRIKPALAQRTAAGA, encoded by the coding sequence ATGCGTTCCAGTTCCGATCTTCCCGAGACTCCCGACCCGCGCGCCGCGCAACGCCTGGCGTGGGCGCGCCTGGCGCTGGACGACGCGCAGGCGACGCTGCAGCGCGCGTCGGTCGACGCCGGCTGGCGCAGCTATTGGCGCAGCCATGGCAGCAGCCCCAGCCGGGTGCTGATGGATTCCCCGCCGGGCCTGGAGGACGTGCGGCCGTGGCTGCGCATGCACGCGCTGCTGCGGCACGGCGGGGTGCGCGTGCCGGCGATCCTGGCGCAGGACGCCGATGCCGGCTTCCTGCTGCTGGAGGACCTGGGCAGCCCGACACTGGCGCAGACGCTGGACGAGCACTCGGCCGACGCGCACTTCGCTGCCGCGCTGGGGCAATTGCTGCGGCTGCAGGCGATCGCGCCGCCGCCGGACCTGGGCGTGTTCGGCGAGGCGCTGCTGCAGCGCGATGCGGGCTTGTTCGAGGAATGGTTCCTGCGCCGGCACCTGGGCCTGGAACTGGACTGCGGCGAGAGCGAGGCGCTCGAACTGGCGCAGCGCCGGCTGATGGACAACGCCCTGGCGCAGCCGCGGGTGCTGGTGCACCGCGACTTCATGCCGCGCAACCTGATGCCGGTGGCCGATGGCCCGGCGGTGCTGGATTTCCAGGACTGCGTGCTGGGTCCGGTGGCCTACGATCCGGTCAGCCTGTTCAAGGACACCACGGTGAGCTGGCCGCTGGCGCGGGTGGATGCGTGGCTGGCGGGCTACCACGCGCGCGCGCTGCAGGCCGGCATCGCCGTGCCGCCGCTGGCGCGGTTCCTGCGCGACGCGGACTGGATGGGCGTGCAGCGCCACCTGAAGAACCTGGGCATCTTCGCGCGCTTGAACTACCGCGACGGCAAGGCCTGGTACCTGGACAACGTGCCGCGCTTCATCGGCTATCTGGACGAGGTGCTGCCCCGGCATCCGGAGCTGCAGCCGCTGGAGCAGCTGCTGCAAACCCGGATCAAGCCGGCGCTGGCGCAACGCACGGCGGCCGGCGCATGA
- a CDS encoding GlsB/YeaQ/YmgE family stress response membrane protein, with the protein MHTLFGSDSWLYIILVGFVVGLLARFLGPSGGRSGCLFTVLLGIAGAVVAGWFGHYMGWYSRGEPAGFLGALLGAIALLALLRLFLGKR; encoded by the coding sequence ATGCACACCCTGTTCGGCAGCGACAGCTGGCTCTACATCATCCTGGTCGGCTTCGTGGTCGGCCTGCTGGCGCGCTTCCTTGGCCCGAGCGGCGGCCGTTCCGGCTGCCTGTTCACCGTGCTGCTGGGCATCGCCGGTGCCGTGGTGGCCGGCTGGTTCGGCCATTACATGGGCTGGTACAGCCGCGGCGAGCCGGCCGGCTTCCTCGGCGCCCTGCTCGGCGCCATCGCCCTGCTCGCGTTGCTGCGGTTGTTCCTCGGCAAGCGCTGA
- a CDS encoding M20 family metallopeptidase, which yields MDNAKIDRFLSEKWDDDIVPQLVDYIRIPNKSPMFDADWVAHGYMADAVKLMERWARAQAIPGLQVEVVQLEGRTPLIYLEVPASGADTGADTVLLYGHLDKQPEMTGWDDDLGPWTPVLKGDRLYGRGGADDGYALFGSLAAIMALQDQGLPHARCVILIEACEESGSYDLPAYVDHLADRIGKPSLVVCLDSGCGNYEQLWCTTSLRGLAGGNFSVKVLSEGVHSGDASGVVPSSFRVLRDLLSRLEDEATGKIKIEGLYADIPEERLAQARKVAEVLGDEVYSKFPFLPGMRPMHEDLSELVLNRTWRPALSVTGADGLPPLASAGNVLRPETAVKLSLRLPPTLDGKRAGQLLKDVLLRDPPYGAEVSLALEKSSSGWNAPAQSPWLTDAIESASQAAFGKPAMYMGEGGSIPFMGMLGEKFPGAQFMITGVLGPHSNAHGPNEFLHIPMGKRVTACVAKVIAEHHAASLRGETSGGAAVAGGEQHGAHGCC from the coding sequence ATGGACAACGCCAAGATCGACCGTTTCCTGAGCGAGAAGTGGGACGACGACATCGTCCCGCAGCTGGTCGATTACATCCGCATCCCAAACAAGTCGCCGATGTTCGACGCCGATTGGGTCGCCCACGGCTATATGGCCGATGCGGTGAAGCTGATGGAGCGCTGGGCGCGGGCGCAGGCGATCCCGGGCTTGCAGGTCGAGGTGGTGCAACTGGAAGGACGCACCCCGCTGATCTATCTGGAAGTGCCGGCCAGCGGCGCCGACACCGGGGCCGATACGGTGCTGCTGTACGGGCATCTGGACAAGCAGCCGGAGATGACCGGCTGGGACGACGACCTGGGCCCGTGGACGCCGGTGCTCAAGGGCGACCGCCTGTACGGCCGCGGCGGCGCCGACGACGGCTATGCGCTGTTCGGCTCGCTGGCGGCGATCATGGCGCTGCAGGACCAGGGCCTGCCGCATGCGCGCTGCGTGATCCTGATCGAGGCCTGCGAGGAGTCGGGCAGCTACGACCTGCCCGCCTACGTCGACCACCTGGCCGATCGGATCGGCAAGCCGTCGCTGGTGGTGTGCCTGGACTCGGGCTGCGGCAACTACGAGCAGTTGTGGTGCACGACCTCGCTGCGCGGCCTGGCCGGCGGCAACTTCAGCGTCAAGGTGCTGAGCGAAGGCGTGCATTCGGGCGACGCCTCCGGCGTGGTGCCGTCCAGCTTCCGCGTGCTGCGCGACCTGCTGTCGCGGCTGGAGGACGAGGCCACCGGCAAGATCAAGATCGAGGGCCTGTATGCCGACATCCCGGAGGAGCGGCTGGCGCAGGCGCGCAAGGTCGCCGAGGTGCTGGGCGACGAGGTCTACAGCAAGTTCCCGTTCCTGCCGGGCATGCGCCCGATGCACGAGGACCTGTCCGAACTGGTGCTCAACCGCACCTGGCGCCCGGCGTTGTCGGTGACCGGCGCCGACGGGCTGCCGCCGCTGGCCTCGGCCGGCAACGTGCTGCGCCCGGAGACCGCGGTGAAGCTGTCGCTGCGCCTGCCGCCCACGCTGGACGGCAAGCGCGCCGGTCAATTGCTCAAGGACGTACTGCTGCGCGATCCGCCGTATGGCGCCGAGGTGTCGCTGGCACTGGAAAAGTCCTCCTCCGGCTGGAACGCGCCGGCGCAGTCGCCGTGGCTGACCGATGCGATCGAGTCGGCCTCGCAGGCGGCGTTCGGCAAGCCGGCGATGTACATGGGTGAAGGCGGCTCGATCCCGTTCATGGGCATGCTCGGCGAGAAGTTCCCCGGCGCGCAGTTCATGATCACCGGCGTGCTCGGCCCGCATTCCAACGCGCACGGCCCGAACGAGTTCCTGCACATCCCGATGGGCAAGCGCGTCACCGCCTGCGTGGCCAAGGTGATCGCCGAGCACCATGCCGCCAGCCTGCGCGGCGAGACCAGTGGCGGCGCCGCGGTGGCCGGCGGCGAACAGCACGGCGCGCACGGCTGCTGCTGA
- a CDS encoding ComEA family DNA-binding protein, producing the protein MWREMLSTPAGEAGDVPIQVTRSVAMQSFIVVLKSLVLALLLTGSALAADKVNINSASAAEIDRVLLNVGAAKAQAIVDYRQAHGPFKSAEDLALVKGIGLKTVERNHDRIEVGATKATTPTAAKTAAAKPVERR; encoded by the coding sequence ATGTGGCGAGAGATGCTTTCGACACCGGCAGGAGAAGCCGGTGACGTCCCCATCCAAGTCACAAGGAGTGTTGCCATGCAGTCTTTTATCGTGGTCCTGAAGTCCCTGGTCCTCGCGTTGCTGCTGACCGGTTCCGCGCTCGCCGCGGACAAGGTCAACATCAACTCCGCTAGCGCAGCGGAAATCGACCGGGTGTTGCTGAACGTGGGTGCCGCCAAGGCACAGGCGATCGTCGACTACCGACAGGCACACGGGCCCTTCAAGAGTGCCGAGGACCTGGCACTGGTGAAGGGGATCGGACTCAAGACGGTCGAACGGAACCACGACCGGATCGAAGTGGGAGCCACGAAGGCGACCACGCCGACGGCCGCCAAGACGGCAGCCGCGAAGCCGGTGGAAAGGCGTTAA
- a CDS encoding HutD family protein: MDWSTFPSRVIPANDYRRERWRNGLGWTREILRLPPSDGDDWLLRLSIAEIEQDAAFSSFPGIDRELVLLRGAGLRLRFDDGAEHLLEPPYARLRFAGERPLRGELLDGPTHDFNLMWRRDRVRAQLLHRPLVGPMLFFAEPGVGWVVHLLAGQARFDADCGLPPLAAGDSAWLSADRRQRFALSGGGELLAIRVEPLSTPAD; encoded by the coding sequence ATGGACTGGTCCACGTTTCCTTCGCGGGTGATTCCCGCCAACGACTACCGCCGCGAGCGCTGGCGCAACGGACTGGGCTGGACCCGCGAGATCCTGCGCCTGCCGCCGTCCGATGGCGACGACTGGCTGTTGCGCCTGTCGATCGCCGAGATCGAGCAGGATGCGGCCTTTTCCAGCTTCCCCGGCATCGACCGGGAACTGGTGCTGCTGCGCGGCGCCGGCTTGCGCCTGCGGTTCGACGACGGTGCCGAACATCTGCTGGAGCCGCCGTACGCGCGCCTGCGCTTCGCCGGCGAGCGTCCGCTGCGCGGCGAGCTGCTGGACGGCCCGACCCACGATTTCAACCTGATGTGGCGCCGCGATCGCGTGCGCGCGCAACTGCTGCACCGGCCACTGGTCGGGCCGATGCTGTTCTTCGCCGAACCGGGTGTCGGTTGGGTCGTTCATCTCCTGGCAGGCCAGGCGCGCTTCGATGCGGACTGCGGATTGCCGCCGCTGGCCGCCGGCGACAGCGCCTGGTTGAGCGCGGATCGCAGGCAGCGCTTCGCTTTGAGCGGGGGTGGCGAGTTGCTCGCGATCCGCGTCGAACCGCTGTCGACGCCCGCGGACTGA
- a CDS encoding response regulator transcription factor: protein MANVLVVDDDAASRTRIGDYLARFNLRAHGVEGGVRMYAQLAAERYDVVLIDAGLGGGEGLELCRQLRDRGGVAIVMMAEQAEAVDRVIGLDLGADDYLGGTLDLRELVARINAVLRRTRAAQAAASSPPGTWQVDTYRHQAVTPDGRAIPLSPSELRLMAVFLEQPGHVLSRDDLRAAIGEGDGTVPQGGRGIDLQVSRLRQKLGDDPLVPQWIRTVRGKGYLFEPQRLGTRAAR, encoded by the coding sequence GTGGCGAACGTTCTGGTGGTGGACGACGATGCCGCTTCGCGCACGCGAATCGGCGACTATCTGGCCCGCTTCAACCTGCGGGCGCATGGCGTCGAGGGCGGCGTGAGGATGTACGCACAGCTGGCGGCCGAACGCTACGACGTGGTGCTGATCGATGCCGGCCTCGGTGGCGGAGAAGGGTTGGAGCTATGTCGGCAGTTGCGCGACCGCGGCGGTGTGGCGATCGTGATGATGGCCGAGCAGGCGGAGGCGGTGGATCGCGTGATCGGGCTGGACCTGGGCGCGGACGACTACCTCGGCGGGACGCTGGACCTGCGCGAACTGGTCGCGCGCATCAATGCGGTGTTGCGGCGTACCCGGGCGGCGCAGGCCGCCGCGTCGTCGCCGCCCGGCACGTGGCAGGTCGACACCTACCGCCACCAGGCGGTAACGCCGGACGGCCGCGCGATTCCCCTGTCGCCCAGCGAACTGCGGTTGATGGCGGTGTTCCTCGAACAGCCGGGCCATGTGCTCAGCCGCGACGACCTGCGCGCGGCGATCGGCGAAGGCGACGGCACCGTTCCCCAGGGCGGGCGTGGCATCGATCTGCAGGTGTCGCGCCTGCGACAGAAGCTGGGCGACGACCCACTGGTGCCGCAGTGGATACGCACGGTGCGCGGCAAGGGCTACCTGTTCGAACCGCAGCGGTTGGGCACGCGCGCGGCGCGTTGA
- a CDS encoding sulfite reductase subunit alpha: protein MSRWPFRWNWNVVGHAASFALLAAIGYALLRLHPQPWWNAAPSPQRIGYAALAVAAYAAACLWLWWRGHRGRARHGKRPDAPLLLAWASQTGFAHQLALRSAAVLRDGGQAVRVLPLQQVTAADLAATAQAVFVISTTGEGDPPDHALPFLREAMARPRPLPQLRYALLALGDRRYDHFCAFGRRLDDWLRQQGAHPLFDRIDVDNADADALRHWQQLLGQLAGGSEQPDWSPPRYERWRLQQRRLCNPGSVGGAVFDVTLLPADGALPAWQAGDLAEVGPCHGEATVQGWLQASGLDGAAQVQLAGQAATTLAALLARSHLPSPQQAAGIAPSALAARLQPLPHREYSIASMPSDGALRLLLRRVLRADGTTGLGSGWLCEDAPLGAEIALRLRPNPNFHPPADPARPLILIGNGTGIAGLRAHLRARIDAGATRTWLLYGERHAAHDDHYGEELRTWLARGALQRLDAVFSRDPGPSRYVQDALRAAADDLRAWVAQGAAIYVCGSLRGMAPGVDAVLEDVLGQLGKDTLLLEGRYRRDVY from the coding sequence ATGAGCCGATGGCCGTTCCGCTGGAACTGGAACGTCGTCGGCCACGCGGCGAGCTTCGCGCTGCTCGCAGCGATTGGCTATGCGCTGCTGCGGCTGCATCCGCAGCCGTGGTGGAATGCCGCCCCCTCGCCGCAGCGCATCGGCTACGCGGCGCTGGCGGTGGCCGCCTATGCGGCGGCCTGCCTGTGGCTGTGGTGGCGCGGCCACCGCGGCCGAGCGCGCCACGGCAAACGCCCCGACGCCCCGCTGCTTCTGGCCTGGGCCAGCCAAACCGGCTTCGCCCATCAACTGGCGCTGCGCAGCGCCGCGGTGCTGCGCGATGGCGGCCAGGCGGTACGGGTGCTGCCGTTGCAGCAGGTCACCGCCGCCGACCTGGCGGCGACCGCGCAGGCTGTTTTCGTGATCAGCACCACCGGCGAAGGCGACCCGCCCGACCACGCGTTGCCGTTCCTGCGCGAGGCGATGGCGCGACCACGGCCGCTACCGCAGCTGCGCTACGCGCTGCTGGCGCTGGGCGACCGCCGCTACGACCACTTCTGCGCCTTCGGCCGCCGGCTCGACGACTGGTTGCGGCAGCAGGGCGCGCATCCGCTGTTCGACCGCATCGACGTGGACAACGCCGATGCCGACGCCCTGCGCCACTGGCAGCAACTGCTCGGCCAGCTCGCCGGCGGCAGCGAACAGCCCGACTGGAGCCCGCCGCGCTACGAGCGCTGGCGGTTGCAGCAGCGGCGCCTGTGCAATCCCGGCAGCGTCGGCGGCGCCGTGTTCGACGTGACGCTGCTGCCAGCGGACGGCGCATTGCCGGCATGGCAGGCCGGCGATCTGGCCGAGGTCGGTCCGTGCCATGGCGAGGCCACCGTACAGGGCTGGCTACAGGCCAGCGGCCTGGATGGCGCGGCACAGGTACAGCTTGCCGGCCAGGCGGCGACCACGCTGGCCGCTCTGCTGGCGCGCAGCCATCTGCCGTCACCGCAGCAGGCCGCCGGCATCGCGCCCAGCGCCCTGGCCGCGCGCCTGCAGCCACTGCCGCACCGCGAATACTCGATCGCCTCGATGCCCAGCGACGGCGCGCTGCGCCTGCTGCTGCGCCGCGTGCTGCGCGCGGACGGCACGACCGGCCTGGGCAGCGGCTGGCTGTGCGAGGACGCACCGCTCGGTGCCGAGATCGCTCTGCGGCTGCGTCCGAACCCGAACTTCCACCCGCCCGCCGACCCGGCGCGGCCGCTGATCCTGATCGGCAACGGCACCGGCATCGCCGGGCTGCGCGCGCACCTGCGTGCCCGCATCGACGCCGGCGCGACCCGCACCTGGCTGCTGTACGGCGAGCGCCACGCCGCGCACGACGACCACTACGGCGAGGAGCTGCGCACCTGGCTGGCGCGCGGCGCGCTGCAACGGCTGGACGCGGTGTTCTCGCGCGATCCCGGCCCGTCGCGCTACGTGCAGGACGCCCTGCGCGCCGCCGCGGACGACCTGCGTGCGTGGGTCGCGCAAGGCGCGGCGATCTACGTCTGCGGCAGCCTGCGCGGCATGGCGCCCGGGGTGGACGCGGTACTCGAGGACGTACTCGGGCAGCTCGGCAAGGACACGCTGCTGCTGGAAGGGCGCTATCGGCGCGATGTGTATTGA
- a CDS encoding FAD:protein FMN transferase has product MGMSSDADSATEIATLGGQSMGTTWSAKLVLRRRRDLHPLHAAIQARLDQVVAQMSTWEASSAISRYNRAAAGSVHALPADFAEVLRCALDVARRSDGAFDPSIGALLRLWGFGADAGRRRVPDAEALRQARAVGDWRQLAVDDAGTLRQPGGLQLDLSAIAKGYGVDLAARELRAQGVASALVEVGGELYGYGRKPDGQPWRVLVESAPDEDAHAPTPPRVLALDGHAVATSGDRWHRFEQDGQRYSHTLDPRSGAPIPATLAAVSVVAADAMRADAWATALSVLGADAGLACAEREGLAARFLVRADGQVLERLSSAFAGLLDA; this is encoded by the coding sequence ATGGGCATGTCGTCCGACGCCGACAGCGCCACCGAGATCGCCACGCTCGGCGGACAGAGCATGGGCACCACCTGGAGCGCGAAGCTGGTACTGCGCCGCCGTCGCGACCTGCATCCGCTGCACGCGGCGATCCAGGCGCGGCTGGACCAGGTGGTCGCGCAGATGAGTACCTGGGAGGCGAGTTCGGCCATCAGCCGCTACAACCGCGCCGCCGCCGGCAGCGTGCATGCCTTGCCGGCGGACTTCGCCGAGGTCCTGCGCTGCGCGTTGGATGTCGCGCGGCGCAGCGATGGCGCGTTCGACCCCAGCATCGGTGCGCTGCTGCGCCTGTGGGGCTTCGGCGCCGACGCCGGCCGTCGGCGTGTGCCCGACGCCGAGGCGCTGCGGCAGGCGCGCGCGGTCGGCGACTGGCGGCAACTGGCGGTGGACGACGCCGGCACCCTGCGCCAGCCCGGCGGCCTGCAGCTGGACCTGTCGGCGATCGCCAAGGGCTACGGCGTGGACCTGGCGGCGCGCGAACTGCGCGCGCAGGGCGTGGCCAGCGCGCTGGTCGAGGTCGGCGGCGAGCTCTATGGCTACGGCCGCAAGCCGGACGGGCAACCGTGGCGGGTGCTGGTCGAGTCGGCACCGGACGAGGACGCGCACGCGCCGACCCCGCCGCGCGTGCTGGCACTGGACGGCCATGCGGTCGCCACCTCCGGCGATCGCTGGCACCGTTTCGAACAGGACGGCCAGCGCTACAGCCACACCCTGGATCCGCGCAGCGGCGCGCCGATCCCGGCGACGCTGGCCGCGGTCAGCGTGGTCGCCGCCGACGCGATGCGCGCCGACGCCTGGGCCACCGCGTTGAGCGTGCTGGGCGCCGACGCCGGCCTGGCCTGCGCCGAACGCGAGGGGCTGGCGGCGCGCTTCCTGGTGCGTGCCGACGGGCAGGTGCTGGAACGGCTCAGCAGCGCCTTCGCCGGATTGCTCGACGCATGA
- a CDS encoding DUF4198 domain-containing protein, with amino-acid sequence MQRCLALALAVAAALPFSALAHKAWLQPSQTVLAGERPWITVDAAVSNDLFYFNHVPLRLDTLAITAPDGSALQPQNPATGKYRSVFDVELVQTGTYRLALVNDGLFASWDENGQRKRWRGDAAGFASDVPKNAKDLQVSQSLGRVETFVTNGAPNRTALAPSGRGLELVPVTHPNDLFAGEKASFTLQIDGKPAAGLAVEIVRGGTRYRNAQDALKLTTDAQGGFSVTWPEAGMYWLQASSEDAKTSVPQAKQRRLSYAATLEVLPQ; translated from the coding sequence ATGCAGCGTTGTCTCGCACTGGCGCTGGCCGTGGCCGCCGCCCTGCCGTTCTCCGCCCTGGCCCACAAGGCCTGGCTGCAGCCCTCGCAAACCGTGCTCGCCGGCGAGCGGCCATGGATCACCGTCGATGCGGCGGTGTCCAACGACCTGTTCTACTTCAACCATGTGCCGCTGCGCCTGGACACCCTGGCGATCACCGCGCCCGACGGCAGCGCGCTGCAGCCGCAGAACCCGGCCACCGGCAAGTACCGCAGCGTGTTCGACGTGGAATTGGTGCAGACCGGCACCTACCGCCTGGCGCTGGTCAACGACGGTCTGTTCGCCAGTTGGGACGAGAACGGCCAACGCAAGCGCTGGCGTGGCGACGCCGCCGGCTTCGCCAGCGACGTACCGAAGAACGCGAAGGATCTGCAGGTGTCGCAGTCGCTGGGCCGGGTGGAAACCTTCGTTACCAACGGCGCGCCCAACCGCACCGCGCTCGCCCCCAGTGGCCGCGGCCTGGAGCTGGTGCCGGTCACCCATCCCAACGACCTGTTCGCCGGCGAGAAGGCGAGCTTCACCCTGCAGATCGACGGCAAGCCGGCGGCCGGGCTGGCGGTGGAGATCGTGCGCGGCGGCACCCGCTATCGCAACGCGCAGGATGCGCTCAAGCTCACCACCGATGCGCAGGGCGGCTTCAGCGTGACCTGGCCGGAAGCGGGCATGTACTGGCTGCAGGCCAGCAGCGAGGACGCCAAGACGTCCGTGCCGCAGGCCAAGCAGCGCCGGCTCAGCTATGCGGCGACGCTGGAAGTGCTGCCGCAGTGA
- a CDS encoding DUF2271 domain-containing protein yields MRVTLTIALSGLLSMPAYAATLQLDVEIPRLNVAEYHRPYVAIWVEGADQQVARNLAVWYQSKDSAEGHGTKWLPDLRQWWRRSGRTLQMPVDGVSGPTRPAGKHALAFTDAQQLKGLAPGQYTLVVEAAREVGGRELLKIPFAWPAKPGELGSAQGSSELGALRLSAKP; encoded by the coding sequence ATGCGCGTCACCCTGACCATCGCCCTCAGCGGCCTGCTGTCGATGCCCGCCTATGCGGCCACGCTGCAACTGGACGTGGAGATTCCCAGGCTCAACGTCGCCGAATATCACCGCCCCTATGTCGCGATCTGGGTGGAGGGTGCCGACCAGCAGGTCGCGCGCAATCTGGCGGTCTGGTACCAGTCCAAGGACAGCGCCGAAGGCCACGGCACCAAGTGGCTGCCGGACCTGCGCCAGTGGTGGCGGCGCAGCGGCCGCACCCTGCAGATGCCGGTGGACGGGGTCAGCGGCCCGACCCGCCCGGCCGGCAAGCACGCGCTGGCGTTCACCGACGCGCAACAGCTCAAGGGCCTGGCACCGGGCCAGTACACCCTGGTGGTGGAAGCCGCGCGCGAGGTCGGCGGCCGCGAACTGCTGAAGATCCCGTTCGCCTGGCCGGCCAAGCCCGGCGAACTCGGCAGTGCGCAAGGCAGCAGCGAACTGGGCGCGCTGCGCCTGAGCGCCAAGCCGTGA